The Pseudomonadota bacterium genome segment CGCTGCGGGCCCGCCTGGTCAGCCCGCGGGAGCTGAGCTGCTTGATTCCGCGCGGCGCGCAGGTAGGCCCGGCGCGACTGCGGCTGCCCCGACAGGGGACGAGCAGCGAGTATGCGATCCCCTTGACCGTCAGCCGGCTGTTGATCGCGCTCGACGAGGCCGGAGCGGTCCACGCCTTGCCGCTGGCGGGGAGCGTGGTCGCTGGCGCCCAGCTCGATACCGCACGGCCCGTCGCCCAGCTTTCGCTCTCGCCGAGTGGGGGTCAGCTCGCGGTGGTGACGGTGCCGTCCGAGGACGCGCCGCACGGGCAGCTGCGGCTCTACGCCCTCGCCGCCGAGCCGCGGCTCTTGCACACCCTCGACCTCGAGCAGGCGCCCGCGGCCGTCGCGGCAACCGACGACGGTGTGGTGGTGGCCACCGCGGCCCAGCTGGCCTTCTACCGCGCCGATCGCGAGAACGGGCTGCAGACCGCCTTTACCGCCGCGCTCGCGCAGGTGCAGGGCCTTGCTGTCGCCGCCGAGGCGCCTGTAGCCGCCGTGCTGCTGCGCTGTGACTCGAACAACGACGGCACCGTCGACGCCGACTGCGTCGCGCGGCTGGCGCTCGATCGCGAGGATGCCGCTCAGCAGCTCAGCGCCACCACCGTGCTCGATTCCACGCCGAGCGCCAGACTGATCGCCCTGCGTCGCGACGGACTCGCCGTCGTCGTCGCTGATACGCAGGTGGTCTATGGCGTGCTCTACGACGGGGCGACTGCGCGGGTGACGGCGCAGGCCTGGGATCCGAGCCCGGCCGAGCCGACGAGCATCGATGACGCCCCGTCGGGCATCGGCGACATCTTCGCGATCAGCGATCGCCGCAACGGCGTGGTCTTCGTGGTGGGCTTCAATCCGGCGGCGAATAACGACCTCGGGGTCGTGCGGCGCTCTCCCGTGCTGGACATCGCGCCCGTGGCGCTCAGCTTCGGCCGCGGCACGGACCTGCTCGTGGCCAGCCCCGCGGGCGGGATCTTCGGCCTCGACGTCGCCACCGGCAAGAGCACGGATCAGGCGCTGCTGATGGGCCCGAGCGCCGGATTGCGCACCTTCGTCACGCAGCGCTGAGAGCGCTAACGCGCTCAAGCGCTGAAGCGCGGCACGAGCCGCCGACGCGCCAAGAGCGCCAGCGGCCCGCGCAGCCACCTCATGCTGCGCAGCCCCGCTACTCGCTGATCGGGGGCAGCTCGTCGAGCTTGGGCATCAGCACGATCTCGATGCGGCGATTGGCGCGGCGCCCCTCCTCGTCGGCGTTGTCGCCGACGGGATCGAACTCGGAGTAGCCCGCGGCGACGAGCTGCCGCGGATCGACGCTCTCGGCCTGAAGAAACTTCACGACCTCGACGGCCCGCGCCGCCGATAGCTCCCAGTTGGAGCGAAAGCGGCGCGTGCGGATCGGCACGTTGTCGGTATGGCCGGCGACGAGAAACTCGCGCTCGCCGATGTCGCGCAGCACGCCGGCCAGCGCTGTCAGGGCCTGCTTACCTTCTCCCTTGAGCTCCGTTTGACCCGGGTCGAAGAGGATCTTGTCGTTCATCTGCACGATCATCCGACCCTTGCGGATTTTGACGTTGAGCTGGCCCGAGTCGATCATCGCCCGCAGCCGCGACAGCAGCCCGCGGTAGGTACGGGTGCGCTCGTCGGCCGCGACTCGCGCCTGGCGCACGGCCTGCAGCTCCTTCTCCGTCGCGCCGAGCTGCCGCGCGAGGGCGTCCTTGTCGCCTTTGGCCGCCGCGAGCTGCAGCTTCAGCTCATCGCGGGCGGCGCCCGCCCGGTCGAGCTCGCTGCGCTTGGCGGCCAGCCCCGCCCGGCAGCGTTGCAGGTCCTTCAGCGTGGCGTTGTAGTTTTCTTCCGGGATGCCACAGCCCGCAACGGTCGCGGCGATCGCGGCCCAGATCCACCAGCGTGTCTGCATGTTCCCTCTCCTATGGTCGCGTCGGAGGTGCCCCGTAGGGCCCCGAACGCTCGCAGCATAGGCGCCCGCTCGGCGACCGCGCAACAGCCAGCGCGTGTCGGCCTGCCGACGACCAGCCGTGCCGGTTCTTTGACAGCAGAGGCGGGCGAACGTATCTTGGCGACCTACGTTATCCTACCTAAGCGCCTATGTAGGGATGACGATGTAGGATTCATCCGGGGCGGTTGTTGGCCACGCGAGCGGGGCGCGTTTGCGTGCGGGGGATTATCGTGGGCTCAAGAGTATCGCGCAGGCACGCCGCCGACGACGACCACTGCGGCGGGGCCGCGACCGACGCCCCCGGCTCGGAGCCGGGAGGCGGATCACGGCGGCGGCGCCACGAGTCCCTGGGAATTCTTACGATGACGGCCGCGCTGCTGACTGGGCCCAGTCTGGCATCGGTTCAGTTTGGCGACGGACGCCTGATGGGCCCCCTCGGTCGGATGGTCGGATCGGCGCTCAATGCCGCCTTCGGCCTCGGGGCCTATCTCCTGGTGCTTTGGCTGCTCGCCGAGGCGGTGGCAGTCTTTGCGGGAGCGCTTCCCTCGGCCGCCAGCGCGGCCGGCCGTGATCGCTTCAAAGGGGGCTGGCGCCGGTCGATCGGGCAATTGATGGTGCTGCTCTGCAGCGCGATGCTGCTGCACCTGATCGTCCATCCCCATCGCCTCGCGCATGCCTCCGGCGGCGGTGCGCTGGGGGAATACAGCGCCGAGCTGCTGAGCGCCGTGCTCTCGCGGCCAGGGACCTGGATCGTCGTGCTCGGCGGGTTGGCGCTGAGCCTCGTACTGAGCACCAATCTGAGCTGGGTGCGCCTCAGCCTGCGCTTGGCCGGCCTCTTGCGCCGGCTCGGGGCGGCGGCGCATGGGGCCTTGGCTCGCGTGCCGCCGCGGCTGCTCGCCCTGCAGCGCTGGGTGGCGCAGCAAGTCGCCTATGCTCGCCTGCCGCCGCAGCTCGTTGCTCATGGTGCCGGCGCCGCCACGCTCCCGCCAGTGCTCCGCCTCGACCTCGAGGAGGAGGGCGACGCGACGCTGGAGGACGCCCTGGCCGCGTTTCCGCCCGGTGGTGCCGGCCTCGGCAGCGGCGGCCTGCTGGCGCGGCTTCGCACGCATCTGCGCGGTCGTGGCATGGCCGGCTCGGGCCCGGCTCCGCTGACCGCCCCGCAGCGGCACGAGGCCTACGGCAGCGGCGCAGCTCTCCCCATCGAGGCGCCGCGCGTGGCGCAGGCCGTGGTTGCGGCGGACGCGCTCTTCGGCACGCGCCGGGCAGAGCAGCCGACGTCCGAGCCCACCTCAGAGCCGACGTCCGAGCCCACCTCAGAACCGACGTCACCGGGCCGCGCCCGCGCGCAGGTCGAGCGCACCCGCGCCCAGGTCGATTCTGCGGCGCGTCGCGCTGTTCGCCGGGATCAGGTCGCGCCAGGCGAGGCGCAGCCCGCCCCCGAGGCGGTGGTCGGCGCTGGAGCGCCAGCGCGGGAGGACAGCGCCAGGGTCGGTCTGACGATCGTCAAGCCGCACGTGACGCCCCCGGCGCGCGAATCGGCGGCGCTGGCGCAACCCACCATCGCGGCGATGGCCGAGCCGGAGGGCATCGATCCGGCCGCGAGCGGCTTCGTGTTGAGCGGGGCGACCTATCAGCTTCCGCCCCTCTCGCTGCTGCAGGAGCACGGCGCCGAGCGGATCGCCATCGACGAGGACGCGATTCAGCGCCAGGCGGCGCGACTGACGAAGACGCTCGCCGACTACAAGATCTTCGGACAAGTGACCGAGGTCCATCCGGGCCCCGTGGTCACGATGTACGAGTTCGTGCCGGCGCCGGGGACGCGCGTGAGCAAGGTCGCCGGGCTCTCGAACGACCTGGCGATGTCGCTGCATGCGCAGCGCGTGCGGATCGTGGCGCCGATTCCCGGCAAGGGCGCGATCGGCATCGAGGTCCCCAACGACCGGCGCGAGACCGTTTCGTTTCGCGATATCGTCGGCGACGAGGCCTTTCGCGGCAAGGCCAGCGCACCGCGCGGCAGCAGCGCGCGCGCGCCGCTGAAGCTGGCCTTGGGCAAGAACATCGCCGGCCTGCCGGTGGTGATGGATCTCGGCAAGGCCCCCCACCTCCTGGTGGCCGGCGCCACCGGTGCGGGTAAGAGCGTCAGCATCAACGCGATGATCTGCAGCCTGCTCCTGCGCTGCACGCCGGATGAGGTGCGCCTGATCCTGATCGACCCGAAGTTCCTCGAGCTCTCCGGCTACAACGGCATCCCCCACTTGCTCTTGCCGGTGGTCACCGACCCCAAGCAGGCGGCCGTCGCGCTGCGCTGGACGGTGGCGGAGATGGAGCGCCGTTACCAGCTGCTGGCCGCGATGCACGTGCGCGACATCGTCGGCTTCAACCGCAAGGTCGACCGCCTTCGTGAGGGGCACGAGGGCGAGGACGAGCAGCCGACACCGCGCGCGGCGGAAGCGGGCGGCGCGGGGCGCCACGGCGCTCACGACCCCAGCGCCGGGCCACCGCAGCGCCTGCCCTACCTGGTCGTGGTGATCGATGAGTTCGCCGATCTCATGATGTGCAGCGCCAAGGACGTCGAAACCTGCGTGGCGCGTCTGGCGCAGAAGGCCCGCGCCTGCGGGATTCATCTGATCGTCGCCACGCAGCGGCCCTCGGTCGACGTGATCACCGGACTGATCAAGGCGAATTTCCCGTCGCGGGTCGCCTTCCAGGTGGCCGCCAACCATGACTCGAAGACCATCCTCGGCACCTATGGCGCAGAGAACCTGCTCGGCGCCGGTGACATGTTGGTGCTCGATCGCGGCGTCGAGATGAAGCGCGTCCACGGCGCCTACATCTCGGACGACGAGATCCGCGCGATCATCGACTGGCTTCGCCAGCAGGGCCGGCCGATCTACGACATGGACATCCTCAAGGACGACGAGGAGGACGAGGACGGCGCGGCCCAGCCGGACGAGCCACATGACGAGCTCTACGACCAGGCGCTCGCCCTGGTCGCCGAGAGCCGTCAGGCCTCGATCTCGATGGTCCAGCGCCGCCTGCGCATCGGCTACAACCGCGCCGCCCGCCTCGTCGAGCGGATGGAGCGGGAGGGCGTCGTGGGTCCCGCGGACGGCGTGCGCGGGCGCGAGGTCCTGATCCAGCACCACGCGCCATGACCCGCGCCATGACCCGCGCCATGACCCGCGCCATGACCCGCACCGTCGCGCGCAGCGCGCCCTAGGCTTCGACAGGGCACGCAGGCGAAGTCCGGACCCCGGCCGTCACACCGCGCCCCGGTGCGCGCGCAGGCCGCTGTGCTAGGCTGCGCCGAGCCGGCTAGGCCCAGTAGAGTGGGGCCGGTCAAGCGAGAGGATTCCCCGATGCGACTCGACCGCTGCTGCGGGTGGCTGCTGCTGCTGGGCGCCGCCGCGTCTCCGCTGCACGCGCAGGGCGTTGAGCCCCGCGCGGCCGCCACCGTCGCCACCGTCGAAGCGATCGTACAGGCGGTCCAGGAGCGCTACGAAGGCACCGTGGATCTCAAGGGCCAATTCAAGCAGGTCTACACCGACCAGCTCTACGGGCGCAGCCGCACCAGCTACGGTTTCCTCTTCGTCAAGAAGCCCGGTATGATGCGCTGGAACTACGCGTCGCCAGAGCGCAAGGCCTTCATTTCAGACGGCAAGGTGCTGTGGGTCTGGGAGCCTGCGGATAAGCAGGCCTTTCGCAACCCGCTCGATCTCCGCACGCTCTCGACGGGCCTGACCTTCCTGCTCGGTGCCGGCGACCTGCGCCGAGAGTTCGCGATCGCCTTCGCCAGCGCCCCGCGCGACCGGCTGGGCGGGCCGGACGACTATGTGCTCAAGCTGACCCCAAAGCAGCCCAGTGCCCAGCTCGACTACCTGGTGCTCGTGGTGCGCCGCAGCGACCATGCGGTGCTGGAGTCGATGATTGTCAACGAGAGCAGCACCAATCACTTGATCTTCTCTAAGCTGGTCTTCAACTCGCGCCTCGGCAACGCGCGCTTCATCTTTCGACCGAGCGCCGATACGCGCGTGGTCGAGGGCGCCAAGCTCGAGCGCCCCTGAGCGCCGCGGCGACAGCCCCATGCGCGACACGGCGATCCGCCTGCCCGACGCTCGCTTCAGCTGCCAGAGCTGCGGGCGCTGCTGCACGCTCTGGAGCGTGACGCTCGACGCCGCGAAGGCGACGGCGTTGCGCCGGCACGATTGGTCGCACGTCGGTCGCGGCGATCCCTTCGAGCGCAATCGTGGGCCCGGCGAGCCCTTTCGCCTTCGGATGGTCGACGGGCGCTGCTTCTTCCTCGACGCGGACCGCCGCTGTTGCATTCACAGCGAGCTGGGCTACGAGGCGAAGCCCGAGGGGTGCAAGGCCTTCCCGCTGCACTTCACCACCGTCGCGGGCACGTCCCACGGGCGCCTCAGCTTCTACTGCCCGACGGTCACCAGCAATCAGGGCAAGCCGCTGCGCGACCAGCAGCGCTGGGCACGAGCGGTGCTCAAGCGCGCCGGAGCGGGCGCCCACGAGGGCGCGCTGCGGCTCAATCAGACGATCGAGCTGAGCGCCGCCGAGGTCGATCGGATCGAGCGCCAGCTCATCCGTTGGGTCGAAACACCGGGCGGCCCGGTAGCGCCGCGCCTGGCCGCCGGTGCCGCGCTGCTGGCCGAGCTCGAGCGGCGGGTTGCCGAGCAGGGCAAGCGAGCTGTCGCCGGCTGCCTCGCCGAGGCCGAGCAGTGGGACGTGGGGGCGCGCTACGGCCCATGGCAGGCCAGCGGGCGTGCCGCCCAGGCAGGGCCGGTGCTTTCGCTCTTCCTCGGGGCCGATTGCAGCCCCAGTCCCTGGCCACGCCTGCTGCATTTCTTCGGCGTGCGCTTCTTTCAGCTCGGGCTCGGACCGCTGCGTTCACGGCTGATGCAGGGGCGCGCGTGGCGCCGTCAGCTCTCCGGCATCGCCTTCGATCCCCCGCTCGGCGACGAGGCCCTGCTGCAGCGCTATTTCCTGCACAAGCTGCAGGGCCGGCGTCACCTTGGCGGTGATACGCCGCTGATCGGCGCCTTCAACCTGCTGGTGGCCGCATACGGCGTGATCAGCCTCTTGGCGCGGCTCAGCGCCGCGCACCATGGCCGCAGCGCGGTCGATGCCCACGACGTCGCGAGCGCCGTACAGGCCGCCGACCTGCTGGTCGTCGAGCATGCGACGATGCTGCACAAGCCGCTCTTCGCCGCCCTGATCGAGCGGGTGCTGGCATCGCCCTCGCTGGCGCCCGCGATGTTCGCGCGCGTAGGACCGAGGGGCTGAGCCGAGACGCCCGAACGAGCGCGACAACGCGCGTGACGTGGACGACCAAGGCCGCAGCCGTCACGAATTGAGCATCACGGGGAGCATCACGCGTCTAGCGGGGCTGCGAGGAGCTCGCGCTCCCCTTCGGCATCGCCACCGTCTCGCCTCCTTGGCGCGCGGGCAGACCTTGCCGCGCCGCGATGGCCGCCGCGAGCTCGCGGTCGACCTCCGGGCAGCGCGGGCGGTTGCGGCGACGCGCCCGCGGGGACTGCGCGTCGAGCAGCACGCGCAGGGCCCGCGGGTCGTCGAGGTGACGCAGACCGGCCACCGCGCGGCCCTGCAGCGCGCAGGAGGTGCGCTGGTTGAGGTCGAGCCGCCAGACGGTGAGCCAGTCGACGCGCCGGCTCGCACCGAGGCGCAGGACAGCCCCTAACGCTCGGTGGCGCCAGCTCGCGTCGTTGCTGGTCACCGCCCCCAGCAGCGGCTCGACACCGCCGGGCCCCAGTTCCTCGACGAGGAACGCGAGCGCCTGCGCGCGCGCGCCGGGCGTGGCGAGCAAGGCCCCGGCGTCCTCGAGCAAGCGTGCATCGCGCCGATAGCGCGCATCGAGGTGAATGGCGCGGCGATAGGCGGCGAGCGCCGCGCCGACCTCGCCCTGGCAGATCTTCGCCGCACCGAAGAGGTAGTGTAGCGGCGCCAGCGTCGGCCGCTCGGCCACGGCGTTGCGCAGATCGAGCGCGGCCTCGCGGCAGGCGCCGCGCGCGATCAACAGCCGCGCGGTGGCCAGCCGCTGCGCGAGCTCGTCGGGCATAGGTGGCGCGGTCGCGGCGCTCGACGCACCCCCGGCAACGACCCCCGAAGCAGCGATCCGTGAGGCTCGCCACCACCAAAGGCCGGCCAAGGCCAGGGCGCTCAGGGCCAGCAGCCCGACCAGCGCGCTGGCCAGCACGACGCGCCCGTGGCCCGGTCGGACGAGCAGGCGCAGGCGCAGCGACCAGCGCGGCGCGGCCTCGAGCTCGGAGCAGCGATACCAGCGGTGAAAGGCACGGGCCAACGCGCACCCGCCGCGCTGAATCGCGCGCAGCGAGCGCCAACGCGACGCCGTGCTGAGCCCACCGCCGCGCGCGCGCTGCACCTGGTCGAGCGCCCGGAGCATGGCCTCGGCGGAAGGAAAGCGTTGCTCAGGCTCACGGGCGAGGGCGCGTGCCACGAGCTGCTGGAGCGCGCGCGAAAAGACGCCCGGGGCCACCTCGTCGAGCGCGGGGGCGCGATGCGTCGTCTTCTGCCTGAGCACGCGCATTGGATCGTCGGCGCGAAAAGGAGGTCGCCCCGTCAGCAGGTAGAAGAGGATCACCCCGACGGCATAGAGGTCGCTGCGCTCGTCGATCGCCAGGCCGGCGGCCTGCTCGGGCGCCATATAGGTCGGCGTTCCGGCGACCTCCGCCGGGGCGGCCGGTCGCGGAGCGCCACGCGCCGCCGGCGGGACCGCCAACCCGAAGTCCAACACCTTCACGAGCGTCGACCCCTCGGGACCGTCGATCAGCATCACGTTGTCGGCCTTGATGTCGCGGTGGACCAGCCCGGTGCCGTGCGCATGCTGCAAGGCGAGCAGCACCTGCCGCACGAGGTCGAGCGCCAGCGAGACGGCCACCGGCTGGTTGAGCAGGCTCGTCAGCGAACGACCCGCGAGCAGCTCCATCACCAGATAGAGCTCACCCGTCGCCGCGTGGCCGAAGTCCGTCACGAGGACGCAGTTGGGGTGCTCCTGGCGGCTGGTCGCCAGCGCTTCGCGCTCGAAGCGCGCGGCGAAGCCCTTCAGGTCCCCGAGGTCGCGACGCACGACCTTGAGCGCGAAGCGCTTCTTCAGCCGCAGGTGCTGAACCTCGTAGACGGTGCCCATGCCGCCACTGCCGAGGCGGCGCAGGACCTCGTAGCGCTGGTCGATCTGCGCGCCGAGCAGCGGATCGTCGGCGATGTGCGCCCCGCAGCCGCGGCAGAAGGCAACGCCCTCGACGCGCTCACTCGCACATTGTGGGCAGGACGGCGGCGCCTGGTCGTTCGGCGAGCCCGCGGCGGTCAGCTCGCTCATGGCGGCAGACTGGCACCCTTCCGCCAGCGTTTCAATCGCGCTGCACATCGCGCTGCACCGGCG includes the following:
- a CDS encoding YkgJ family cysteine cluster protein, whose amino-acid sequence is MRDTAIRLPDARFSCQSCGRCCTLWSVTLDAAKATALRRHDWSHVGRGDPFERNRGPGEPFRLRMVDGRCFFLDADRRCCIHSELGYEAKPEGCKAFPLHFTTVAGTSHGRLSFYCPTVTSNQGKPLRDQQRWARAVLKRAGAGAHEGALRLNQTIELSAAEVDRIERQLIRWVETPGGPVAPRLAAGAALLAELERRVAEQGKRAVAGCLAEAEQWDVGARYGPWQASGRAAQAGPVLSLFLGADCSPSPWPRLLHFFGVRFFQLGLGPLRSRLMQGRAWRRQLSGIAFDPPLGDEALLQRYFLHKLQGRRHLGGDTPLIGAFNLLVAAYGVISLLARLSAAHHGRSAVDAHDVASAVQAADLLVVEHATMLHKPLFAALIERVLASPSLAPAMFARVGPRG
- a CDS encoding outer membrane lipoprotein carrier protein LolA, which encodes MRLDRCCGWLLLLGAAASPLHAQGVEPRAAATVATVEAIVQAVQERYEGTVDLKGQFKQVYTDQLYGRSRTSYGFLFVKKPGMMRWNYASPERKAFISDGKVLWVWEPADKQAFRNPLDLRTLSTGLTFLLGAGDLRREFAIAFASAPRDRLGGPDDYVLKLTPKQPSAQLDYLVLVVRRSDHAVLESMIVNESSTNHLIFSKLVFNSRLGNARFIFRPSADTRVVEGAKLERP
- a CDS encoding OmpA family protein; protein product: MQTRWWIWAAIAATVAGCGIPEENYNATLKDLQRCRAGLAAKRSELDRAGAARDELKLQLAAAKGDKDALARQLGATEKELQAVRQARVAADERTRTYRGLLSRLRAMIDSGQLNVKIRKGRMIVQMNDKILFDPGQTELKGEGKQALTALAGVLRDIGEREFLVAGHTDNVPIRTRRFRSNWELSAARAVEVVKFLQAESVDPRQLVAAGYSEFDPVGDNADEEGRRANRRIEIVLMPKLDELPPISE
- a CDS encoding serine/threonine protein kinase; its protein translation is MSELTAAGSPNDQAPPSCPQCASERVEGVAFCRGCGAHIADDPLLGAQIDQRYEVLRRLGSGGMGTVYEVQHLRLKKRFALKVVRRDLGDLKGFAARFEREALATSRQEHPNCVLVTDFGHAATGELYLVMELLAGRSLTSLLNQPVAVSLALDLVRQVLLALQHAHGTGLVHRDIKADNVMLIDGPEGSTLVKVLDFGLAVPPAARGAPRPAAPAEVAGTPTYMAPEQAAGLAIDERSDLYAVGVILFYLLTGRPPFRADDPMRVLRQKTTHRAPALDEVAPGVFSRALQQLVARALAREPEQRFPSAEAMLRALDQVQRARGGGLSTASRWRSLRAIQRGGCALARAFHRWYRCSELEAAPRWSLRLRLLVRPGHGRVVLASALVGLLALSALALAGLWWWRASRIAASGVVAGGASSAATAPPMPDELAQRLATARLLIARGACREAALDLRNAVAERPTLAPLHYLFGAAKICQGEVGAALAAYRRAIHLDARYRRDARLLEDAGALLATPGARAQALAFLVEELGPGGVEPLLGAVTSNDASWRHRALGAVLRLGASRRVDWLTVWRLDLNQRTSCALQGRAVAGLRHLDDPRALRVLLDAQSPRARRRNRPRCPEVDRELAAAIAARQGLPARQGGETVAMPKGSASSSQPR
- a CDS encoding DNA translocase FtsK 4TM domain-containing protein, translated to MTAALLTGPSLASVQFGDGRLMGPLGRMVGSALNAAFGLGAYLLVLWLLAEAVAVFAGALPSAASAAGRDRFKGGWRRSIGQLMVLLCSAMLLHLIVHPHRLAHASGGGALGEYSAELLSAVLSRPGTWIVVLGGLALSLVLSTNLSWVRLSLRLAGLLRRLGAAAHGALARVPPRLLALQRWVAQQVAYARLPPQLVAHGAGAATLPPVLRLDLEEEGDATLEDALAAFPPGGAGLGSGGLLARLRTHLRGRGMAGSGPAPLTAPQRHEAYGSGAALPIEAPRVAQAVVAADALFGTRRAEQPTSEPTSEPTSEPTSEPTSPGRARAQVERTRAQVDSAARRAVRRDQVAPGEAQPAPEAVVGAGAPAREDSARVGLTIVKPHVTPPARESAALAQPTIAAMAEPEGIDPAASGFVLSGATYQLPPLSLLQEHGAERIAIDEDAIQRQAARLTKTLADYKIFGQVTEVHPGPVVTMYEFVPAPGTRVSKVAGLSNDLAMSLHAQRVRIVAPIPGKGAIGIEVPNDRRETVSFRDIVGDEAFRGKASAPRGSSARAPLKLALGKNIAGLPVVMDLGKAPHLLVAGATGAGKSVSINAMICSLLLRCTPDEVRLILIDPKFLELSGYNGIPHLLLPVVTDPKQAAVALRWTVAEMERRYQLLAAMHVRDIVGFNRKVDRLREGHEGEDEQPTPRAAEAGGAGRHGAHDPSAGPPQRLPYLVVVIDEFADLMMCSAKDVETCVARLAQKARACGIHLIVATQRPSVDVITGLIKANFPSRVAFQVAANHDSKTILGTYGAENLLGAGDMLVLDRGVEMKRVHGAYISDDEIRAIIDWLRQQGRPIYDMDILKDDEEDEDGAAQPDEPHDELYDQALALVAESRQASISMVQRRLRIGYNRAARLVERMEREGVVGPADGVRGREVLIQHHAP